A DNA window from Brassica napus cultivar Da-Ae chromosome C1, Da-Ae, whole genome shotgun sequence contains the following coding sequences:
- the LOC106365935 gene encoding polygalacturonase QRT3-like (The RefSeq protein has 6 substitutions, 4 frameshifts compared to this genomic sequence) yields METRKTQVVVPVLLAIMTLMVSKVVFAGKDSLHERHMAELQAVKASLVRRNLPGFVSPPPTPPQAVPGPRVYQVISYGADPTGKADSTNARLKAMEDAFDGPNHGVLMEGINDLGGARIDLQGGSYLISKPLRFPSAGAGNLLISGGTLRASDDFPVDKYLIELNDESSKLQYIFEYITLRDLLIDCNYRGGAIAVINSLRTSVDNCYITRFGDTNGILVQKGHETYIRNSFLGQHITAGGDKGERNFSGTAVNLVGNDNAITDTVIVLRRDWVMISGQANLLSGVHCYNKATRFWWNRDLLKLPGLTQNRIVNSYLDYTGIVAEDPVQLQISGTFFLGDAFILLKSINGVVRGVNIVDNMFSGSDNGVQIVQLDQTNKAFENVDQVVVDRNNVNGMATRSTVAKASVDGNGTSWTVDFNQVLLFPNLIKHVQYTLVARDGNAFPIHAVRNVSDNRVVVQTNAPVTAQVYVTVDQ; encoded by the exons ATGGAGACAAGGAAAACTCAAGTGGCCGTGCCGGTTTTGGTGGCGATCATGACTCTAATGGTGAGTAAGGTGGTCTTCGCTGGTAAAGACTCCCTTCATGAACGGCATATGGCAGAACTGCAAGCCGTTAAGGCATCTTTGGTTCGTCGAAATCTACCGGGTTTCGTATCTCCTCCTCCTACCCCTCCTCAG GCAGTACCCGGTCCACGCGTGTATCAAGTGATATCATATGGTGCCGATCCAACAGGGAAAGCGGATAGCACGAATGCGATATTGAAAGCTATGGAAGATGCGTTTGATGGTCCAAATCATGGAGTTTTGATGGAAGGTATCAATGATCTTGGAGGAGCAAGAATCGATCTTCAAGGTGGAAGCTACTTAATCAGCAAACCTCTCCGGTTTCCCTCAGCTGGTGCTGGAAACCTCCTT ATTAGCGGCGGGACATTAAGGGCATCAGATGATTTTCCAGTCGATAAGTACTTAATCGAACTCAACGACGAATCGTCAAAGTTACAATACATCTTCGAATACATAACTCTCAGAGATCTTCTCATCGATTGCAACTATCGCGGCGGAGCAATCGCCGTCATCAACTCTCTCCGAACAAGCATAGACAACTGCTACATCACACGGTTTGGAGACACGAACGGGATTCTCGTCCAAAAAGGACACGAGACTTACATTAGAAACTCGTTTCTCGGTCAACACATAACCGCCGGTGGAGACAAAGGAGAGAGGAACTTCTCCGGCACCGCCGTGAACTTGGTGGGTAACGATAACGCTATCACTGACACCGTTA TTCTCCGCCGCGGTTGGG TGATGATATCAGGACAAGCAAACCTTTTGTCCGGTGTGCATTGTTATAACAAGGCAA GGTTTTGGTGGAACCGGGATTTATT GAAGTTACCCGGTTTAACTCAGAACCGGATTGTGAATTCTTACTTGGATTATACCGGTATCGTCGCGGAAGACCCGGTTCAGTTACAAATTTCTGGAACGTTTTTCTTGGGCGATGCGTTTATTTTGTTGAAATCTATAAACGGTGTGGTTCGTGGGGTTAACATTGTTGACAATATGTTTTCCGGGTCGGATAATGGAGTCCAGATTGTGCAATTGGATCAGACGAATAAGGCGTTTGAGAATGTTGACCAGGTGGTCGTTGACCGGAACAATGTGAATGGAATGGCAACGAGATCGACGGTGGCTAAAGCATCGGTCGATGGAAACGGAACGTCTTGGACCGTTGATTTTAACCAGGTTTTATTGTTCCCGAATTTAATCAAGCACGTTCAGTACACGCTCGTAGCGCGTGATGGTAATGCGTTTCCTATTCACGCGGTAAGGAATGTCTCGGATAATCAAGTGGTGGTTCAGACAAACGCACCTGTTACTGCACAAGTTTATGTAACGGTGGACCAGTGA
- the BNACNNG18650D gene encoding uncharacterized protein BNACNNG18650D, translated as MEKVSAAHAMDWSIKLEKALRSKNPVRAVEVILETGEKLQQWSKEPEPGTAVYSLFGLVPEEDSLFFNTILLRLVDAFCFGDKLVKVAVVRVFMSVFKLSRGKSKSDCGTWFLSKAKVHNHLEMLKRVKSVYDKGDTEAKALALILFGCCRDFASEFAPVRYLIFTSMVSSHDLEVRSSLFTAGCFCEVADDFALVVLGMLNDMVKFPGLMPKTRLAAVRVFAKMGSSHAIANRAFKICMTLMLESSKEDNLVPFLVSLTKLASRSTHLASELAEVIMAFLGEDKSPHVRAAVLRCLHFLIKRGMCFSLVHVIETATFFSLLKQAELPPDMQLKALQIFQKILVYKLCLADPSELPQLIALVENASQSQIFSSSCLAISILVGSWKEIIRTAEIRSIEVSSTSLPLQLVVLVMDRLTLLARSCSDPCQVDFALVTEAQDLFNVLHLLVGKQSEVRLLLLDKVRLFLVDLTDGLRKPDGAHELLVGVINYKSKRGVVVRSEFLASVHKFLIVFLENLEGDKTVLSQVYEKVKRITECVRSCTFFDCHTQMIFTLLLHSPVLWGSNNDADGDSGVSRVDDMFNYGIVSLECSTQILEERNYWPAYRAGVYAARLGEWVTSALIFDKLKTNVQSDVNSFWLKSLTYLSHAEGKLQLLLMPSGSFKLVNWLKSNSCLPELSKDASGEFAHCVALHEAYMNLQSSLGMLGNIKACEVFCFQTWFLVLKTRVMETVIYLVECLGLLNQDVCNKKQVTGCNSLKQLPRISIQLQKLAKEFDMLATCFIDIDDRSSSVIASLSLSCSVMAFAAGIVLFIPGFSSHETLTPFTSQSGLCSRLVQDLVQRLWKVDPETCEMLSMLVKENESLSCSHVQPRNQVLKVCNKVKMLLSVCRDVLACIHGLQNWSNSMQEENISSEITKSCRILLSQVIMKWMQIPFGIPKYFFNIRPCVGADLFALSSNSSKSTPDTITVEQGFPLSLDLCLQLKNIQQPRVSVRLTKLYCLLYTKLAYHTPIQNGEAKRNQKSYSPWRDEDLVEMSGKLFHHAVTKSGKKPEGSSRFDWSNGVSAVVQFEPNERGQGFSSCLLDVSRFPVGSYQLKWLSGCIDQHGSYWNLLPLSGKPVFTVKKPECFTDPMAKD; from the exons ATGGAGAAGGTTTCAGCAGCTCACGCCATGGATTGGAGCATCAAGCTCGAGAAAGCCCTTCGTTCTAAAAACCCAG TTAGAGCTGTTGAAGTCATCCTGGAGACTGGTGAGAAGCTTCAACAGTGGAGCAAAGAACCAGAGCCTGGAACTGCAGTTTACAGTTTATTTGGTTTGGTTCCTGAAGAAGATAGTTTGTTTTTCAATACTATCCTATTGAGGCTAGTTGATGCGTTTTGCTTTGGAGATAAGCTTGTTAAGGTTGCTGTTGTTCGGGTGTTTATGTCTGTGTTCAAGCTAAGCCGAGGGAAGAGTAAAAGCGATTGCGGAACTTGGTTTTTGTCAAAGGCTAAAGTGCATAACCACTTGGAAATGCTTAAACGAGTGAAGAGTGTTTATGACAAGGGTGATACTGAGGCAAAGGCTTTGGCTTTGATTCTGTTTGGTTGTTGTAGAGATTTCGCTAGCGAGTTTGCTCCGGTGCGGTACTTGATTTTCACCAGTATGGTTTCTTCACATGATCTTGAG GTAAGATCATCTCTGTTTACTGCAGGTTGCTTTTGTGAAGTAGCAGATGACTTTGCATTGGTTGTTTTGGGGATGTTAAATGACATGGTGAAGTTCCCGGGATTAATGCCAAAGACCAGGTTAGCTGCTGTGCGAGTTTTTGCAAAAATGGGATCCTCACATGCAATTGCTAATAGAGCCTTCAAG ATCTGTATGACGCTAATGTTGGAGTCCTCAAAAGAAGACAATTTGGTTCCGTTCCTGGTTTCCTTGACTAAGCTTGCCTCAAGATCTACTCATCTTGCTTCTGAACTG GCAGAGGTTATCATGGCATTTCTGGGTGAAGATAAGAGCCCTCATGTTCGAGCTGCGGTACTAAGATGCCTCCACTTTCTTATCAAAAGAGGGATGTGCTTCTCTCTTGTCCATGTCATCGAAACTGCAACTTTTTTCAGCTTACTAAAACAAGCAGAGCTCCCACCAGATATGCAGCTTAAAGCCCTTCAAATTTTTCAAAAG ATACTTGTCTACAAACTATGTTTGGCTGATCCATCTGAACTGCCTCAGCTCATAGCTTTAGTTGAGAATGCATCTCAATCTCAGATCTTCTCAAGCAGCTGTTTAGCTATCAGTATTTTGGTGGGTAGCTGGAAAGAAATAATCCGGACAGCAGAAATAAGATCAATTGAGGTATCTTCAACGTCTCTTCCTCTGCAGCTCGTTGTATTAGTCATGGACAGGCTTACCTTACTGGCACGCTCGTGTTCTGATCCCTGTCAAGTTGACTTTGCGCTAGTTACTGAGGCTCAAGACCTCTTCAATGTTCTCCACCTATTAGTCGGAAAACAATCTGAAGTGAGGCTGCTACTGCTTGACAAAGTCAGGTTATTCCTAGTGGACTTAACTGATGGCTTAAGAAAACCAGATGGAGCTCATGAACTACTGGTCGGTGTTATCaattataaaagtaaaagaGGGGTTGTCGTGAGGTCAGAGTTTTTAGCATCAGTACACAAGTTCCTGATAGTGTTCTTGGAGAATCTCGAGGGTGATAAAACTGTTCTGTCTCAAGTTTATGAAAAGGTGAAGCGTATCACTGAGTGTGTGCGTTCGTGCACCTTCTTTGATTGCCACACACAGATGATATTCACTTTGCTATTACACTCACCAGTTCTTTGGGGAAGCAATAATGATGCAGATGGAGATTCAGGCGTCTCACGTGTTGATGATATGTTTAACTATGGAATCGTTTCTCTTGAATGTTCGACTCAGATTTTAGAAGAGAGAAACTACTGGCCTGCTTATAGAGCTGGAGTCTACGCAGCACGTTTGGGTGAATGGGTCACATCTGCCTTGATTTTTGACAAGCTCAAGACCAACGTCCAGTCTGATGTTAACTCTTTTTGGTTAAAGTCATTAACCTATTTATCTCACGCGGAAGGGAAACTGCAACTGCTTCTCATGCCAAGTGGTAGTTTCAAGTTAGTCAATTGGTTGAAGAGTAACAGTTGTTTACCAGAACTCTCCAAAGATGCATCTGGAGAGTTTGCCCACTGCGTAGCTCTTCATGAAGCGTATATGAATTTACAGTCGTCACTGGGAATGTTGGGGAATATTAAAGCGTGTGAAGTGTTCTGTTTCCAAACGTGGTTCTTGGTTCTAAAGACTCGGGTAATGGAAACTGTGATTTATCTCGTTGAATGCCTTGGGCTGCTTAACCAAGATGTCTGCAACAAGAAGCAGGTGACTGGTTGTAACTCTCTGAAACAGCTTCCTCGTATCTCTATTCAGCTTCAAAAGTTGGCGAAGGAGTTTGATATGTTAGCGACGTGTTTTATTGACATTGACGATCGCAGCTCTAGCGTTATCGCATCTCTTTCACTGAGCTGTTCAGTTATGGCTTTTGCTGCTGGAATAGTTCTCTTCATTCCAGGTTTTTCGTCTCATGAAACTTTGACCCCTTTCACTTCACAAAGTGGTCTTTGCTCGAGGCTTGTACAAGATTTAGTTCAAAGGCTGTGGAAGGTGGACCCTGAAACCTGCGAAATGCTTAGTATGCTCGTGAAGGAAAACGAATCACTAAGCTGTTCCCACGTGCAGCCTAGGAATCAAGTACTTAAAGTCTGTAACAAAGTGAAGATGCTGCTATCTGTTTGCAGAGATGTTCTTGCATGCATTCATGGATTGCAGAACTGGTCTAATTCAATGCAAGAAGAGAACATTAGTTCTGAGATTACTAAGAGTTGCCGGATTCTACTTTCACAAGTAATTATGAAATGGATGCAGATCCCTTTTGGCATTCCAAAGTACTTCTTTAATATAAG GCCTTGTGTTGGTGCTGACCTATTTGCTCTTAGTTCAAACAGCAGCAAGAGTACTCCTGATACAATTACAGTGGAACAAGGCTTTCCACTGTCACTGGATCTTTGCCTTCAGTTGAAAAACATACAACAACCTAGAGTCTCTGTTCGACTTACAAAACTGTATTGCCTCCTTTATACCAAACTAGCTTATCACACCCCGATTCAGAACGGTGAAGCCAAAAGAAACCAAAAGTCTTATTCTCCTTGGAGAGATGAAGATCTGGTAGAAATGAGTGGCAAGCTGTTTCATCATGCTGTTACAAAGTCTGGTAAGAAGCCTGAAGGTTCAAGTCGGTTTGATTGGAGCAATGGTGTTTCTGCGGTTGTGCAGTTCGAACCAAATGAGAGAGGACAAGGGTTTTCTAGCTGCTTGCTAGATGTTTCGCGTTTCCCAGTTGGTTCGTATCAGCTAAAATGGTTAAGTGGTTGCATTGATCAGCACGGTTCTTACTGGAATCTTCTACCTCTCAGTGGCAAACCTGTGTTTACCGTTAAGAAACCAGAGTGTTTCACGGATCCTATGGCGAAAGATTAA
- the LOC106365935 gene encoding polygalacturonase QRT3-like isoform X1 encodes METRKTQVAVPVLVAIMTLMVSKVVFAGKDSLHERHMAELQAVKASLVRRNLPGFVSPPPTPPQAVPGPRVYQVISYGADPTGKADSTNAILKAMEDAFDGPNHGVLMEGINDLGGARIDLQGGSYLISKPLRFPSAGAGNLLISGGTLRASDDFPVDKYLIELNDESSKLQYIFEYITLRDLLIDCNYRGGAIAVINSLRTSIDNCYITRFGDTNGILVQKGHETYIRNSFLGQHITAGGDKGERNFSGTAVNLVGNDNAITDTVIFSAAVGVMISGQANLLSGVHCYNKATGFGGTGIYLKLPGLTQNRIVNSYLDYTGIVAEDPVQLQISGTFFLGDAFILLKSINGVVRGVNIVDNMFSGSDNGVQIVQLDQTNKAFENVDQVVVDRNNVNGMATRSTVAKASVDGNGTSWTVDFNQVLLFPNLIKHVQYTLVARDGNAFPIHAVRNVSDNQVVVQTNAPVTAQVYVTVDQ; translated from the exons ATGGAGACAAGGAAAACTCAAGTGGCCGTGCCGGTTTTGGTGGCGATCATGACTCTAATGGTGAGTAAGGTGGTCTTCGCTGGTAAAGACTCCCTTCATGAACGGCATATGGCAGAACTGCAAGCCGTTAAGGCATCTTTGGTTCGTCGAAATCTACCGGGTTTCGTATCTCCTCCTCCTACCCCTCCTCAG GCAGTACCCGGTCCACGCGTGTATCAAGTGATATCATATGGTGCCGATCCAACAGGGAAAGCGGATAGCACGAATGCGATATTGAAAGCTATGGAAGATGCGTTTGATGGTCCAAATCATGGAGTTTTGATGGAAGGTATCAATGATCTTGGAGGAGCAAGAATCGATCTTCAAGGTGGAAGCTACTTAATCAGCAAACCTCTCCGGTTTCCCTCAGCTGGTGCTGGAAACCTCCTT ATTAGCGGCGGGACATTAAGGGCATCAGATGATTTTCCAGTCGATAAGTACTTAATCGAACTCAACGACGAATCGTCAAAGTTACAATACATCTTCGAATACATAACTCTCAGAGATCTTCTCATCGATTGCAACTATCGCGGCGGAGCAATCGCCGTCATCAACTCTCTCCGAACAAGCATAGACAACTGCTACATCACACGGTTTGGAGACACGAACGGGATTCTCGTCCAAAAAGGACACGAGACTTACATTAGAAACTCGTTTCTCGGTCAACACATAACCGCCGGTGGAGACAAAGGAGAGAGGAACTTCTCCGGCACCGCCGTGAACTTGGTGGGTAACGATAACGCTATCACTGACACCGTTATATTCTCCGCCGCGGTTGGGGTGATGATATCAGGACAAGCAAACCTTTTGTCCGGTGTGCATTGTTATAACAAGGCAACCGGTTTTGGTGGAACCGGGATTTATTTGAAGTTACCCGGTTTAACTCAGAACCGGATTGTGAATTCTTACTTGGATTATACCGGTATCGTCGCGGAAGACCCGGTTCAGTTACAAATTTCTGGAACGTTTTTCTTGGGCGATGCGTTTATTTTGTTGAAATCTATAAACGGTGTGGTTCGTGGGGTTAACATTGTTGACAATATGTTTTCCGGGTCGGATAATGGAGTCCAGATTGTGCAATTGGATCAGACGAATAAGGCGTTTGAGAATGTTGACCAGGTGGTCGTTGACCGGAACAATGTGAATGGAATGGCAACGAGATCGACGGTGGCTAAAGCATCGGTCGATGGAAACGGAACGTCTTGGACCGTTGATTTTAACCAGGTTTTATTGTTCCCGAATTTAATCAAGCACGTTCAGTACACGCTCGTAGCGCGTGATGGTAATGCGTTTCCTATTCACGCGGTAAGGAATGTCTCGGATAATCAAGTGGTGGTTCAGACAAACGCACCTGTTACTGCACAAGTTTATGTAACGGTGGACCAGTGA
- the LOC106365938 gene encoding vacuolar-sorting receptor 7, which yields MSLVNGRALTSLLAALTMIAMVVVDARFVVEKESIRVLNPEEMRSKHDGSIANFGLPDYGGFLIGAVVYPDSKTDGCSAFGKTFKPKFPRPTILLLDRGGCYFALKAWNAQQAGAAAVLVADNKDEPLLTMDSPEESRDADGFIEKLTIPSVLIEKSFGDSLREGFKKGKNIVLKLDWRESVPHPDQRVEYELWTNSNDECGARCDEQMDFVKNFKGHAQILEKGGFTAFTPHYITWFCPFQFVNSPQCKSQCINHGRYCAPDPEKNFREGYEGKDVVFENLRQLCVHRVANESSRSWVWWDYVTDFHARCSMKEKKYSIECAENVIKSLNLPIEKVKKCMGDPEADTDNEVLKMEQVVQLGRGERGDVTILPTLVINNAQYRGRLERTAVLKAICAGFNETSDPPICLNTGLETNECLQHNGGCWQDKRANMTACKDTFRGRICECPIVKGVQYKGDGYTSCTPYGPARCTINNGGCWSDTRNGATFSACSNSMSTGCKCPPGFKGDGLTCEDINECKQGLVCQCSGCKCKNTWGGHSCSCSGDRLYIYDQDTCIERNGSKTAWWLTLLILAIVAGAGLAGYLFYKYRFRSYMDSEIMTIMSQYMPLESQRAREVPSEAEPFTHNSTA from the exons ATGAGTTTAGTCAACGGGAGAGCGTTGACCTCTCTCCTCGCGGCGTTGACCATGATCGCCATGGTGGTCGTGGACGCGAGGTTCGTGGTGGAGAAAGAGAGCATAAGGGTTCTAAACCCGGAGGAGATGAGGTCGAAGCACGACGGGTCGATCGCCAACTTCGGGTTACCCGACTACGGCGGGTTTCTAATCGGAGCAGTGGTTTACCCGGATAGTAAAACCGATGGTTGCTCTGCTTTTGGTAAAACCTTCAAGCCCAAGTTTCCTCGTCCCACTATTCTCCTTCTCGATCGTGGAG GTTGTTACTTTGCCTTAAAGGCATGGAACGCGCAGCAAGCAGGAGCAGCAGCAGTTCTTGTAGCAGACAACAAAGACGAGCCGTTGTTGACAATGGACTCACCTGAAGAGAGCAGAGACGCTGACGGGTTTATAGAGAAGCTAACGATCCCATCGGTTCTAATCGAGAAATCATTCGGAGACAGCTTAAGAGAAGGGTTCAAGAAAGGCAAAAACATAGTCTTGAAGCTAGACTGGAGAGAATCTGTGCCTCATCCCGACCAGAGAGTAGAGTACGAGCTCTGGACTAACAGCAACGACGAGTGTGGTGCGCGGTGCGATGAGCAGATGGATTTTGTCAAGAACTTCAAGGGTCATGCTCAGATACTCGAGAAGGGAGGTTTCACGGCGTTTACGCCGCATTACATCACATGGTTTTGCCCTTTTCAGTTTGTAAACAGTCCGCAGTGTAAGTCTCAGTGTATAAACCATGGGAGGTATTGTGCTCCTGACCCTGAGAAGAATTTCAGAGAAGGGTATGAAGGGAAAGATGTAGTGTTTGAGAATCTGAGACAGCTTTGTGTGCATAGAGTTGCTAACGAGAGTAGCCGGTCTTGGGTTTGGTGGGATTATGTTACTGATTTTCACGCTAGATGTTcaatgaaggagaagaaataTAGCATAGAGTGTGCTGAAAACGTCATCAAATCTCTGA ATTTACCCATTGAGAAGGTCAAGAAATGCATGGGAGATCCTGAGGCTGATACTGACAACGAAGTTCTGAAAATGGAGCAAGTAGTTCAG CTTGGTCGAGGAGAGCGAGGAGATGTTACTATATTGCCTACATTAGTCATCAACAACGCCCAATACCGAG GGAGACTGGAGAGAACCGCTGTTCTGAAGGCGATATGCGCAGGATTCAACGAAACATCTGATCCTCCCATTTGCTTAAACACAGGTCTAGAGACTAATGAATGTCTTCAACATAATGGTGGTTGCTGGCAGGATAAAAGAGCCAACATGACTGCTTGTAAA GACACTTTTAGAGGAAGAATCTGCGAGTGTCCCATTGTAAAAGGTGTTCAGTACAAAGGAGACGGGTACACTTCATGTACAC CGTATGGGCCTGCGAGGTGTACTATTAACAATGGAGGTTGCTGGTCTGATACAAGAAATGGAGCAACATTTTCTGCTTGCTCA AACTCTATGTCTACTGGCTGCAAATGTCCTCCAGGTTTTAAAGGCGATGGACTCACCTGTGAAG ATATCAATGAATGTAAACAGGGTTTGGTGTGTCAATGCAGCGGTTGCAAATGCAAGAACACATGGGGAGGACACAGCTGTAGTTGTTCTGGTGATCGCCTTTACATATACGATCAAGATACTTGTATAG AGAGAAATGGATCCAAAACAGCATGGTGGCTCACACTCTTGATACTAGCAATCGTCGCAGGAGCTGGTTTAGCTGGTTATCTATTCTACAAATATCGGTTCAGG TCTTACATGGATTCAGAGATTATGACGATCATGTCACAGTATATGCCACTTGAGAGCCAAAGAGCTCGTGAAGTTCCATCAGAAGCTGAGCCTTTCACTCACAACTCTACAGCCTAA
- the LOC106365937 gene encoding pentatricopeptide repeat-containing protein At4g20090, which produces MPKCPFPIRIRSFLNQSRILSTNPAKLSTPIPLSPNQSMEQSQVSESPISHQMFKSAPKMGSFTQGDSTLSSTIESHAAKFDFASVENLLTRIRSENRTVREHTFISIFKAYGKAHLPEKAVDLFHRMVSEFHCKRTVKSFNSVLNVILKEGLYHRGLEFHDHVVSSNMNMNICPNGLSFNLIIKALCKLGFVDRAVEVFRGMPERKCLPDVYTYCTLMDGLCKEERIDEAVLLLDEMQSEGISPSSVTYNVLINGLCKRGDLTRVTKLVDNMFLKGCVPNEVTYNTLIHGLCLKGKLDKAVSLLERMVSSKCVPNDVTYGTLVSGLVKQRRAVDAVRVLVSMEGRGYCLNQHVYSVLISGLFKEGRAEEAMSLWKKMGERDCKPNIVVYSALVDGLCREGKPEEAREILNGMISNGCLPNAYTYSSLMRGLFKAGLSEEAMKVWGEMGCSRNEVCYSVLIDGLCGVGKVNEAMMVWSEMLTTGIKPDTVAYSSMIKGLCGIGSIDAALRLYHEMLCQEEPKSQPDVVTYNILLDGLCMHKDVSRAVDLLNCMLDRGCDPDVITCNVFLKSLREKSGACEEGRRFLEELVVRLLKRQRVSGACKVVEVMLSKYMAPKGSTWGMIVPEICKPKKINAAIDKCWRNLCT; this is translated from the coding sequence ATGCCCAAATGCCCATTCCCAATCCGAATCAGGTCCTTCCTCAACCAAAGTCGAATCCTTTCGACCAACCCAGCTAAGCTCTCCACTCCCATTCCCCTTTCCCCGAACCAATCCATGGAACAATCCCAAGTATCGGAATCTCCAATCTCGCATCAGATGTTCAAATCCGCTCCCAAGATGGGCTCTTTCACACAAGGCGACTCAACCCTCTCCTCAACAATCGAGTCCCACGCCGCTAAATTCGATTTCGCCTCGGTGGAGAATCTCTTAACTCGAATTAGGTCAGAGAACAGAACCGTCAGAGAACACACCTTCATATCTATATTCAAAGCCTACGGGAAAGCGCATTTGCCCGAGAAAGCTGTCGACTTGTTCCACAGAATGGTCAGCGAGTTTCACTGCAAACGCACCGTCAAGTCCTTTAACTCCGTCCTCAACGTCATTCTCAAGGAAGGTCTCTACCACCGTGGGTTGGAGTTTCACGACCACGTTGTCAGCTCCaacatgaacatgaacattTGTCCGAACGGGttgagttttaatttaattataaaggCTTTATGTAAGTTGGGGTTTGTGGACAGAGCCGTTGAGGTCTTCAGGGGGATGCCTGAGAGGAAGTGTTTGCCTGATGTTTATACGTATTGTACGTTGATGGATGGGTTGTGTAAGGAGGAAAGGATAGACGAAGCGGTTTTGTTGTTGGATGAGATGCAGAGTGAAGGAATCTCACCGAGTTCTGTGACTTATAACGTGTTGATTAATGGGTTGTGCAAGAGAGGGGATTTGACTCGTGTGACGAAGCTTGTGGATAACATGTTTCTGAAAGGGTGTGTTCCTAACGAGGTGACTTACAACACGCTTATTCATGGTTTATGTCTCAAGGGGAAGCTGGATAAAGCTGTTAGTCTCTTGGAGCGGATGGTGTCGAGCAAGTGTGTCCCGAATGACGTCACGTATGGGACGCTCGTTAGCGGTTTGGTTAAGCAGAGACGAGCTGTTGACGCGGTGAGGGTTCTGGTCTCTATGGAGGGAAGAGGGTATTGTTTGAACCAGCATGTTTATTCGGTGCTTATAAGCGGTTTGTTTAAAGAGGGGAGAGCTGAGGAGGCTATGAGCTTGTGGAAGAAGATGGGAGAGAGAGATTGTAAACCTAATATCGTTGTGTACAGTGCGCTTGTAGATGGTTTGTGCCGAGAAGGGAAGCCAGAGGAAGCTAGAGAGATACTTAACGGAATGATAAGTAATGGATGCTTGCCTAATGCGTATACGTATAGTTCTTTGATGAGAGGGTTGTTCAAAGCTGGTCTTAGTGAAGAAGCGATGAAAGTGTGGGGAGAGATGGGATGCTCTCGGAACGAGGTTTGTTATAGTGTTTTAATCGATGGTCTTTGTGGAGTTGGGAAGGTAAACGAGGCGATGATGGTTTGGTCAGAGATGCTAACTACAGGGATCAAGCCTGACACGGTAGCGTATAGCTCGATGATTAAAGGTCTTTGCGGTATTGGCTCTATAGATGCGGCGTTAAGACTTTACCATGAGATGCTATGCCAAGAGGAGCCTAAGTCACAGCCTGATGTTGTTACTTATAATATACTTTTAGATGGTTTATGTATGCATAAGGATGTTTCTAGAGCGGTTGATCTCTTGAACTGTATGTTGGATAGAGGTTGCGATCCGGATGTGATTACCTGTAACGTATTTTTGAAGAGTTTGAGGGAGAAGTCAGGTGCTTGTGAAGAAGGGAGGAGGTTTCTAGAGGAGCTTGTTGTGAGGCTGTTGAAGCGGCAGAGAGTATCAGGGGCTTGTAAGGTTGTGGAAGTGATGCTGAGTAAGTATATGGCACCGAAAGGTTCGACTTGGGGGATGATTGTTCCGGAGATTTGTAAACCGAAGAAGATTAATGCCGCTATTGATAAATGCTGGAGGAACCTGTGTACTTGA